The Clostridium chauvoei genome has a window encoding:
- a CDS encoding GntR family transcriptional regulator: MNIIISNSTGQPIYEQICLQIKSMIISGELKEGDALPSMRLLAKELRISVITTKRAYEELERDGFIVSITGKGSFVATKNIDLVKEEHLKNIENLMQDISESAITCGISLNELIEMLTLIYKGE, from the coding sequence TTGAATATTATTATTAGTAATTCAACTGGCCAACCTATCTATGAACAAATTTGTTTACAGATAAAAAGTATGATTATTTCTGGTGAACTAAAAGAAGGCGATGCTTTGCCATCTATGAGATTACTTGCAAAAGAATTAAGAATAAGCGTTATTACTACAAAACGTGCTTATGAGGAACTAGAACGTGATGGGTTTATTGTATCTATTACAGGTAAAGGAAGTTTTGTAGCTACTAAGAATATAGATTTAGTTAAAGAAGAACATCTTAAAAATATAGAAAACCTTATGCAAGATATTTCTGAATCTGCAATTACATGTGGAATAAGCCTTAATGAACTCATAGAAATGTTAACGCTTATTTATAAGGGGGAATAA
- a CDS encoding ABC transporter ATP-binding protein, which produces MTNILEIKNLSKNYTDFSLKNLNLNVPTGCITGFIGENGAGKSTTIKLILDIIHRDNGEIKILGTDNKSLSNNLKEEIGVVLDESCFPENLNLTDIDKIMKRTYKSWDKDVFEKYSSKFSLPKNKSIKDYSKGMKMKLSIAVALSHNPKLLILDEATSGLDPIVRDEILDVFLDFIQDENHSIFISSHIISDLEKICDYIAFIHKGQLIFNESKDELLDKYGLLKCSTKEFDSINKDFVIGYRKNTFGIEALVVKNKVPKGFIIDNPSIEDIMLYHVKETVK; this is translated from the coding sequence TTGACTAATATTTTAGAAATTAAAAACTTAAGCAAAAACTATACTGACTTTTCTCTTAAAAATTTAAATTTAAATGTACCTACTGGGTGCATTACAGGATTTATAGGTGAAAATGGTGCTGGTAAAAGTACAACTATTAAACTTATTTTAGATATTATCCATAGAGATAATGGTGAAATCAAAATATTGGGTACGGATAATAAATCTCTAAGCAACAATTTAAAAGAAGAAATCGGCGTTGTTTTAGATGAAAGCTGTTTTCCTGAAAATCTTAATCTCACAGATATAGATAAAATCATGAAAAGAACATATAAATCTTGGGATAAAGATGTTTTTGAAAAGTACTCTTCTAAATTTTCTTTACCTAAAAATAAATCTATTAAAGATTATTCAAAGGGTATGAAAATGAAGTTATCAATTGCTGTCGCATTATCTCATAATCCTAAATTATTAATTTTAGATGAAGCTACTAGTGGACTTGATCCTATAGTTAGAGATGAAATTCTAGATGTGTTTTTAGACTTTATTCAAGACGAAAACCATTCTATATTTATTTCATCGCATATAATAAGTGACCTTGAAAAGATATGTGATTATATAGCTTTTATACACAAAGGACAATTAATATTTAATGAATCTAAAGATGAACTATTAGATAAATATGGACTACTAAAATGTAGCACTAAAGAATTTGATTCTATAAATAAAGATTTTGTAATTGGTTATCGTAAAAATACCTTTGGAATCGAGGCTTTAGTAGTAAAAAATAAAGTTCCTAAAGGATTTATTATAGATAATCCATCTATTGAAGATATAATGCTTTATCACGTAAAGGAGACTGTAAAATGA
- a CDS encoding cation diffusion facilitator family transporter: MISNFLVKTFVKDNENTKNQKVRNAYGTLGGIIGIIINSLLFLIKFSVGMLVGSIAVSADAFNNLSDAASSIITIIGFKMANKPADAEHPFGHGRIEYLSALIVAFMVMLVGVQFIRSSFERILNPQAINFELVPFILLLISIGFKIWLSSFNKFLGNKINSSALKAAATDALGDVFTSSTVAISFFIAKFTDFPIDGYIGILVALAILYAGFSLVRETLNPLLGEAPDAELVNSICEMVLSYENITGVHDLIVHNYGPGRVIASIHAEIPSDIDIMEIHNVIDKAERQISKELDLHLVIHMDPICVVTDEIQEAWDCVAKTLRKYPAIKSMHDFRVVGEGEIKNLIFDIVLSPSEKLSQTKLDIMVEEIKKSIREEHPQYNCVITVDYDFV, translated from the coding sequence ATGATTTCAAATTTTTTAGTAAAAACCTTTGTAAAAGATAATGAAAATACTAAAAATCAAAAGGTTAGAAATGCTTACGGTACTCTTGGTGGAATAATTGGTATTATAATTAATTCTTTATTATTTTTAATTAAATTTTCAGTAGGTATGCTTGTTGGATCAATTGCAGTTTCCGCTGATGCTTTTAACAACTTATCTGACGCAGCCTCTTCTATTATTACTATAATAGGTTTTAAAATGGCAAATAAGCCAGCTGATGCAGAGCATCCTTTTGGACACGGTAGAATTGAATATTTATCTGCATTAATAGTAGCTTTTATGGTTATGCTTGTTGGTGTTCAGTTTATAAGATCTTCCTTTGAAAGGATTTTAAATCCTCAAGCTATAAACTTTGAACTCGTTCCATTTATACTACTTTTAATTTCTATAGGATTTAAAATTTGGCTATCAAGTTTTAATAAATTTCTTGGAAATAAGATTAATTCTTCAGCATTAAAAGCAGCTGCTACTGATGCTCTTGGAGATGTTTTTACTTCAAGTACCGTTGCTATTTCTTTTTTCATTGCTAAGTTTACAGATTTTCCTATAGATGGTTATATTGGAATCTTAGTTGCACTTGCAATACTTTATGCTGGATTTAGTCTTGTTCGTGAGACTCTTAATCCTCTACTTGGTGAAGCACCTGATGCTGAGCTTGTAAATAGTATTTGTGAAATGGTCTTATCTTATGAAAATATTACAGGAGTTCACGATTTAATAGTTCATAACTATGGACCTGGAAGAGTTATCGCCTCTATCCATGCAGAAATTCCGTCTGATATAGATATTATGGAAATTCATAATGTAATAGATAAAGCTGAAAGACAAATTTCTAAAGAATTAGATTTACACTTAGTTATCCATATGGATCCTATTTGTGTAGTTACAGATGAAATTCAAGAAGCTTGGGATTGTGTTGCAAAAACTCTTAGAAAATATCCTGCAATAAAATCTATGCATGACTTTAGAGTTGTTGGAGAAGGAGAAATTAAAAATCTTATTTTTGATATAGTTCTTAGTCCTTCCGAAAAACTAAGTCAAACTAAATTGGATATTATGGTTGAAGAAATTAAAAAGAGTATAAGAGAAGAACATCCTCAATATAACTGTGTTATAACAGTAGATTATGATTTTGTTTAA
- a CDS encoding ABC-2 transporter permease yields the protein MSGLILKDLLNLKKQSKVYIAFIIFYGFLAFTSKDTSFLNGVICIFCAMLPITALAYDERSNWDRYALSMPINRKDIIISKYLLGILCSFLGFIICFLFNIFSNSLSKETLALSLLFFGISIILISILLPILFKFGVEKGRLIMMIVLFSPTIIIVAISKLNLSKPSEETINTIIHFAPFIAPIIVLVVLILSIFISLNIYKNKDL from the coding sequence ATGAGTGGCTTAATATTAAAAGATTTACTTAATTTGAAAAAACAATCAAAGGTTTATATAGCATTTATAATATTCTATGGCTTTCTAGCTTTTACAAGTAAGGATACTTCATTTTTAAATGGAGTAATTTGCATATTTTGTGCCATGCTTCCTATTACAGCATTGGCTTATGATGAAAGATCTAATTGGGATAGATATGCACTTTCTATGCCAATAAATCGTAAAGATATTATTATTAGCAAATACCTACTTGGAATACTATGTTCCTTTTTAGGATTTATAATTTGCTTTTTATTTAATATTTTTTCAAATTCATTATCTAAAGAAACTTTAGCTCTATCTTTACTATTCTTTGGTATTTCAATAATACTTATATCTATACTTCTACCTATTCTATTTAAATTTGGAGTTGAAAAAGGTAGATTAATTATGATGATTGTACTTTTTAGTCCAACTATTATAATTGTAGCTATATCCAAACTTAATTTATCTAAACCAAGTGAAGAAACAATAAATACAATAATACACTTTGCACCATTTATAGCTCCTATTATAGTTTTAGTTGTTCTTATATTATCAATTTTTATATCCTTAAATATATATAAAAATAAAGATTTATAG
- a CDS encoding MIP/aquaporin family protein → MMTFLAELIGTMILVYLGDAVVANVVLKKTKGCGSGWIVITTGWAFAVAIPALIFGATSGAHFNPALTIALAAIGKFAWSEVPMYVLAQMLGGFIGAILVFIQYYNHFEETDDKDGKLGVFCTGPAIRNGKFNFISEFIATALLVFGILGLGQVDMANGLNTIAVGLLIWALGLSSGGTTGYAMNPARDLAPRIAHAILPVPGKRDSDWKYAWIPVVAPIVGGLVGALAFTWVF, encoded by the coding sequence ATAATGACTTTTCTAGCTGAATTAATTGGAACGATGATTCTTGTTTACTTAGGAGATGCTGTTGTAGCTAATGTTGTTTTAAAAAAGACAAAAGGTTGTGGCAGTGGATGGATAGTAATAACAACAGGATGGGCTTTTGCAGTTGCTATACCAGCACTTATTTTTGGAGCTACAAGTGGAGCTCATTTCAACCCCGCATTAACAATTGCATTAGCAGCTATTGGTAAGTTCGCATGGAGTGAAGTACCAATGTATGTATTAGCTCAAATGCTTGGTGGATTCATTGGAGCAATATTAGTATTTATTCAATATTATAATCATTTTGAAGAAACAGATGATAAGGATGGAAAGCTAGGAGTATTCTGTACAGGACCTGCAATAAGAAATGGTAAATTTAATTTTATTAGTGAATTTATTGCAACTGCACTTTTAGTATTTGGTATTTTAGGGTTAGGACAAGTTGACATGGCAAATGGATTAAACACTATTGCAGTAGGTTTATTAATTTGGGCATTAGGCTTAAGCTCAGGGGGAACTACAGGATATGCTATGAACCCAGCTAGAGACTTAGCACCAAGAATTGCACATGCTATCTTACCAGTACCAGGAAAGAGAGATTCAGATTGGAAGTATGCATGGATTCCTGTTGTAGCTCCAATAGTTGGGGGACTTGTTGGAGCATTAGCATTCACATGGGTATTTTAA
- a CDS encoding DUF1667 domain-containing protein, with translation MIKELICISCPMGCHLKVDTEKKTVEGNTCKRGEIYGLNEVTNPVRVVTSTVKVEGGELPVMPVKTNGAIPKNLNFECMKVINSVIVKAPVKMGDIIIENVLGTGINVVASRNILAK, from the coding sequence ATGATTAAAGAATTAATTTGTATAAGTTGTCCAATGGGATGTCACTTAAAAGTAGATACAGAGAAGAAAACAGTAGAAGGAAATACTTGTAAAAGGGGAGAAATATATGGATTAAATGAAGTAACAAATCCTGTAAGAGTTGTAACTTCAACAGTAAAGGTAGAAGGTGGAGAACTTCCAGTTATGCCTGTAAAGACAAATGGAGCAATTCCTAAAAATTTAAATTTTGAATGTATGAAGGTTATAAACTCAGTTATAGTAAAAGCTCCAGTTAAAATGGGGGATATAATAATTGAGAATGTACTAGGAACAGGTATTAATGTTGTAGCTAGTAGAAACATTTTAGCTAAATAA
- a CDS encoding NAD(P)/FAD-dependent oxidoreductase, translating into MYDLIVVGGGPAGLAAAYEAYNEGIKNILIIERDNELGGILNQCIHNGFGLHTFKEELTGPEYAQRFIDMLKDTNVKVMLNTMVLDIDKDKNVHAINPKDGYVVLQGKAIILSMGCRERTRGAINIPGDRPSGVFTAGAAQRYINMEGYMPGKKVLILGSGDIGLIMARRMTLEGAKVEGVVELMPYSNGLNRNIVQCLQDYDIPLYLSHTVIDIVGKERLQKVVIAQVDEKRRPIKGTEKEFEVDTLLLSVGLIPENELSSKAGIEKDMRTNGLIVSESMETSIDGIFACGNVVHVHDLVDFVTQESKHAGKSAAKYIKDELKKGEAIKIINGQNINYTVPQKVTVEAIDGNMTVFMRVNNIYHNKVLVVREGDKEIASFKRAHLAPSEMEKIILPRKLLEGIKGDLTISLE; encoded by the coding sequence ATGTACGATTTAATAGTAGTTGGAGGAGGCCCTGCAGGACTTGCAGCAGCTTATGAAGCTTATAATGAAGGAATAAAAAATATTTTAATTATAGAAAGAGATAATGAACTAGGTGGTATATTAAATCAATGTATTCATAATGGTTTTGGACTTCATACTTTTAAGGAAGAGTTGACAGGCCCTGAATACGCTCAAAGATTTATTGATATGCTTAAAGATACTAACGTTAAGGTTATGCTTAATACAATGGTATTAGATATAGATAAAGATAAAAATGTACATGCTATCAATCCTAAAGATGGATATGTTGTTTTACAAGGAAAAGCTATTATTCTTTCAATGGGATGTAGAGAAAGAACTAGAGGTGCTATAAATATTCCAGGAGATAGACCATCAGGAGTATTTACAGCAGGAGCAGCTCAAAGATATATAAATATGGAAGGATATATGCCAGGTAAGAAGGTTCTTATTTTAGGATCAGGAGATATAGGACTAATAATGGCAAGAAGAATGACTCTTGAAGGAGCTAAAGTTGAAGGTGTTGTTGAACTTATGCCATATTCCAATGGATTAAATAGAAATATAGTTCAATGTCTTCAAGACTATGATATTCCACTATATCTTTCACATACAGTAATAGATATAGTTGGTAAAGAAAGATTACAAAAAGTAGTAATAGCTCAAGTAGATGAAAAGAGAAGACCAATAAAAGGAACTGAAAAGGAATTTGAAGTAGATACATTACTTCTTTCAGTAGGGTTAATTCCAGAAAATGAGTTATCAAGTAAAGCTGGAATAGAAAAAGATATGAGAACAAATGGACTTATTGTTTCAGAAAGTATGGAAACATCAATAGATGGAATCTTTGCTTGTGGTAATGTTGTTCATGTTCATGACTTAGTTGATTTTGTTACTCAAGAATCAAAACATGCTGGAAAATCAGCAGCTAAATATATTAAAGATGAACTTAAAAAGGGTGAAGCCATTAAAATAATTAATGGACAAAATATAAATTACACTGTTCCTCAAAAAGTTACAGTTGAAGCAATAGATGGTAACATGACAGTATTTATGAGGGTAAATAATATCTATCACAACAAGGTTTTAGTTGTTAGAGAAGGAGATAAAGAAATAGCTTCATTTAAGAGAGCACATCTTGCTCCATCAGAAATGGAAAAGATAATTTTACCTAGAAAGCTATTAGAAGGAATTAAGGGAGATTTAACAATTTCTTTAGAATAG
- a CDS encoding M18 family aminopeptidase — translation MERQLALDLIDFLYESPSAFHSVLTVKNVLDSNGFKEIKESDKWNLQKEGKYYVRKNDSAVIAFVVGNDDLANNGFRLIGAHTDAPGFRIKPNPEMTVEGKYLKLNTEVYGGPILYTWFDRPLGVAGKVIVKGENPLKPVTKLVNIAKPLLIIPSLAIHMNRTVNEGFDVNRQKDTLPLLGLINEKFEKDNYLIKILAEELKINVEDIMSFDLGLYEVEKGCLMGMNEELISTGRLDDMWMVYAGVKALVDSKVNAATKVMVCIDNEEIGNLTAQGASSILLINILERIALALGHDREDFHRTLSNSIMISADLAHAVHPNSGEKHDPTNRPVLEGGPVLKIAAAGSYSTDSFSGAVFEGVCKAANVPYQKFVNRSDVRGGTTIGPVTAAGLTIPVIDMGSPVLSMHSIRELASVKDNYYTVKAFTEFFNL, via the coding sequence ATGGAGAGACAATTAGCTTTAGATTTAATAGATTTTTTATATGAAAGTCCATCAGCATTTCATAGTGTACTTACTGTAAAAAATGTGTTAGATTCAAATGGTTTTAAAGAAATTAAAGAGAGTGATAAATGGAACTTACAAAAAGAAGGTAAGTACTATGTAAGAAAAAATGATTCAGCTGTTATAGCTTTTGTTGTAGGTAATGATGATTTAGCTAATAATGGATTTAGACTTATAGGTGCTCATACTGATGCACCAGGCTTTAGAATTAAACCAAATCCAGAAATGACTGTTGAAGGTAAATACTTAAAATTAAATACAGAAGTATATGGAGGACCAATATTATATACTTGGTTTGATAGACCTTTAGGGGTTGCAGGTAAAGTAATAGTAAAGGGTGAAAATCCACTTAAACCTGTAACTAAATTAGTTAATATAGCTAAGCCATTACTTATAATTCCAAGCTTAGCAATTCACATGAATAGAACTGTTAATGAAGGATTTGATGTAAATAGACAAAAAGATACTCTTCCTTTATTAGGTTTAATAAATGAAAAGTTTGAAAAGGACAACTATCTAATTAAAATATTAGCAGAAGAGCTAAAGATTAATGTTGAAGATATAATGAGCTTTGATTTAGGACTATATGAAGTTGAAAAAGGTTGTTTAATGGGAATGAATGAAGAACTTATATCAACAGGAAGACTTGATGATATGTGGATGGTTTATGCAGGAGTGAAAGCTTTAGTAGATAGTAAAGTAAATGCTGCTACTAAAGTTATGGTTTGCATAGACAATGAAGAAATAGGAAACTTAACAGCTCAAGGTGCAAGTTCAATATTATTAATAAATATATTAGAAAGAATTGCATTAGCATTAGGACATGATAGAGAAGATTTCCATAGAACTTTATCAAATTCAATTATGATATCAGCTGATTTAGCTCATGCAGTACATCCAAATTCAGGAGAAAAGCATGACCCAACTAATAGACCAGTATTAGAAGGTGGTCCAGTATTAAAGATAGCAGCTGCAGGAAGCTATAGCACAGATAGTTTTAGTGGAGCAGTATTTGAAGGTGTATGTAAAGCAGCAAATGTTCCATATCAAAAGTTTGTAAACAGATCAGATGTAAGAGGTGGAACAACAATAGGACCTGTAACAGCAGCAGGATTAACAATTCCAGTTATAGATATGGGTTCACCAGTACTTTCAATGCACTCAATAAGAGAACTTGCAAGTGTTAAAGATAATTACTATACAGTTAAAGCATTTACAGAATTCTTTAATTTATAG